A region from the Phaenicophaeus curvirostris isolate KB17595 chromosome 3, BPBGC_Pcur_1.0, whole genome shotgun sequence genome encodes:
- the SLC35B3 gene encoding adenosine 3'-phospho 5'-phosphosulfate transporter 2 isoform X2 produces the protein MDLKFTSSRKYISISVPSKSQTMSPHIKSVDDVVVLGMNLSKFNKPTQFFICVSGVFIFYLIYGYLQELIFSVEGFKPFGWYLTLVQFGFYSIFGLIELQLIQDKRRRIPGKTYMIIAFLTVGTMGLSNTSLGYLNYPTQVIFKCCKLIPVMIGGVFIQGKRYNIADVSAALCMSLGLIWFTLADSTVAPNFNLTGVVLISLALCADAVIGNVQEKAMKLHNGSNSEMVLYSYSIGFVYILFGLICTSGLSPAVTFCSKHPVQTYGYAFLFSLTGYFGISFVLALIKIFGALLAVTVTTGRKAMTIVLSFLFFAKPFTFQYVWSGLLVVLGIFLNVYSKNMDKIKIPSLHGLWKKSVEERKTRTLSQTV, from the exons ATGGATCTGAAATTCACTTCatcaagaaaatacatttccatCAGTGTACCTTCCAAATCTCAAACGATGTCTCCTCATATCAAATCAGTAGATGATGTTGTAGTGCTTGGCATGAATCTCAGCAAATTTAACAAACCTACTcaatttttcatctgtgtttctggagtttttatattttatctAATCTATGGATATTTACAG gaATTGATATTTTCAGTGGAAGGTTTTAAACCTTTTGGTTGGTACCTCACTTTAGTGCAGTTTggattttattccatttttggACTAATAGAATTGCAGTTGATTCAGGACAAAAGGAGAAG AATTCCTGGCAAAACCTACATGATAATAGCGTTTTTAACAGTGGGAACTATGGGTTTGTCAAATACCTCTTTAGGATATCTGAATTACCCTACTCAAGTCATCTTCAAATGCTGTAAGCTGATTCCAGTTATGATAGGTGGGGTTTTTATACAAG GAAAACGTTATAATATTGCAGACGTGTCTGCTGCCCTGTGCATGAGTCTCGGATTAATATGGTTTACTTTAGCTGACAGCACAGTTGCACCAAACTTCAACTTGACAG GTGTGGTCCTAATATCCCTTGCCCTCTGCGCAGATGCAGTTATAGGAAATGTACAAGAAAAAGCTATGAAGTTGCACAATGGTTCTAATTCAGAAATG GTTTTGTATTCCTATTCGATAGgttttgtgtatattttatttggATTAATATGCACTAGTGGATTAAGCCCTGCAGTAACATTCTGCTCAAAG cATCCAGTTCAGACTTACGGTTATGCATTCCTTTTCTCCTTGACTGGGTATTTTGGCATATCCTTTGTTCTAGCGTTGATTAAAATCTTTGGTGCCCTTCTGGCTGTAACAG taacaacaggaagaaaagcaatgaccattgtgctttcttttttgttctttgcaaAGCCATTCACATTCCA GTACGTGTGGTCAGGCTTACTGGTTGTCCTTGGTATATTTCTTAATGTTTACAGTAAGAATATGGATAAAATCAAAATCCCTTCACTGCATGGTCTTTGGAAGAAAAgtgtggaagagagaaaaacaaggacATTGTCACAAACTGTATAG
- the SLC35B3 gene encoding adenosine 3'-phospho 5'-phosphosulfate transporter 2 isoform X3: MGAALSDRGVEESEEQKGDNSSTECSELGIMDLKFTSSRKYISISVPSKSQTMSPHIKSVDDVVVLGMNLSKFNKPTQFFICVSGVFIFYLIYGYLQELIFSVEGFKPFGWYLTLVQFGFYSIFGLIELQLIQDKRRRIPGKTYMIIAFLTVGTMGLSNTSLGYLNYPTQVIFKCCKLIPVMIGGVFIQGKRYNIADVSAALCMSLGLIWFTLADSTVAPNFNLTGVVLISLALCADAVIGNVQEKAMKLHNGSNSEMHPVQTYGYAFLFSLTGYFGISFVLALIKIFGALLAVTVTTGRKAMTIVLSFLFFAKPFTFQYVWSGLLVVLGIFLNVYSKNMDKIKIPSLHGLWKKSVEERKTRTLSQTV, translated from the exons CTTTCAGACAGAGGGGTTGAAGAAAGTGAAGAGCAGAAAGGAGATAACAGTAGCACCGAATGCAGCGAACTAGGAATCATGGATCTGAAATTCACTTCatcaagaaaatacatttccatCAGTGTACCTTCCAAATCTCAAACGATGTCTCCTCATATCAAATCAGTAGATGATGTTGTAGTGCTTGGCATGAATCTCAGCAAATTTAACAAACCTACTcaatttttcatctgtgtttctggagtttttatattttatctAATCTATGGATATTTACAG gaATTGATATTTTCAGTGGAAGGTTTTAAACCTTTTGGTTGGTACCTCACTTTAGTGCAGTTTggattttattccatttttggACTAATAGAATTGCAGTTGATTCAGGACAAAAGGAGAAG AATTCCTGGCAAAACCTACATGATAATAGCGTTTTTAACAGTGGGAACTATGGGTTTGTCAAATACCTCTTTAGGATATCTGAATTACCCTACTCAAGTCATCTTCAAATGCTGTAAGCTGATTCCAGTTATGATAGGTGGGGTTTTTATACAAG GAAAACGTTATAATATTGCAGACGTGTCTGCTGCCCTGTGCATGAGTCTCGGATTAATATGGTTTACTTTAGCTGACAGCACAGTTGCACCAAACTTCAACTTGACAG GTGTGGTCCTAATATCCCTTGCCCTCTGCGCAGATGCAGTTATAGGAAATGTACAAGAAAAAGCTATGAAGTTGCACAATGGTTCTAATTCAGAAATG cATCCAGTTCAGACTTACGGTTATGCATTCCTTTTCTCCTTGACTGGGTATTTTGGCATATCCTTTGTTCTAGCGTTGATTAAAATCTTTGGTGCCCTTCTGGCTGTAACAG taacaacaggaagaaaagcaatgaccattgtgctttcttttttgttctttgcaaAGCCATTCACATTCCA GTACGTGTGGTCAGGCTTACTGGTTGTCCTTGGTATATTTCTTAATGTTTACAGTAAGAATATGGATAAAATCAAAATCCCTTCACTGCATGGTCTTTGGAAGAAAAgtgtggaagagagaaaaacaaggacATTGTCACAAACTGTATAG
- the SLC35B3 gene encoding adenosine 3'-phospho 5'-phosphosulfate transporter 2 isoform X1 yields MGAALSDRGVEESEEQKGDNSSTECSELGIMDLKFTSSRKYISISVPSKSQTMSPHIKSVDDVVVLGMNLSKFNKPTQFFICVSGVFIFYLIYGYLQELIFSVEGFKPFGWYLTLVQFGFYSIFGLIELQLIQDKRRRIPGKTYMIIAFLTVGTMGLSNTSLGYLNYPTQVIFKCCKLIPVMIGGVFIQGKRYNIADVSAALCMSLGLIWFTLADSTVAPNFNLTGVVLISLALCADAVIGNVQEKAMKLHNGSNSEMVLYSYSIGFVYILFGLICTSGLSPAVTFCSKHPVQTYGYAFLFSLTGYFGISFVLALIKIFGALLAVTVTTGRKAMTIVLSFLFFAKPFTFQYVWSGLLVVLGIFLNVYSKNMDKIKIPSLHGLWKKSVEERKTRTLSQTV; encoded by the exons CTTTCAGACAGAGGGGTTGAAGAAAGTGAAGAGCAGAAAGGAGATAACAGTAGCACCGAATGCAGCGAACTAGGAATCATGGATCTGAAATTCACTTCatcaagaaaatacatttccatCAGTGTACCTTCCAAATCTCAAACGATGTCTCCTCATATCAAATCAGTAGATGATGTTGTAGTGCTTGGCATGAATCTCAGCAAATTTAACAAACCTACTcaatttttcatctgtgtttctggagtttttatattttatctAATCTATGGATATTTACAG gaATTGATATTTTCAGTGGAAGGTTTTAAACCTTTTGGTTGGTACCTCACTTTAGTGCAGTTTggattttattccatttttggACTAATAGAATTGCAGTTGATTCAGGACAAAAGGAGAAG AATTCCTGGCAAAACCTACATGATAATAGCGTTTTTAACAGTGGGAACTATGGGTTTGTCAAATACCTCTTTAGGATATCTGAATTACCCTACTCAAGTCATCTTCAAATGCTGTAAGCTGATTCCAGTTATGATAGGTGGGGTTTTTATACAAG GAAAACGTTATAATATTGCAGACGTGTCTGCTGCCCTGTGCATGAGTCTCGGATTAATATGGTTTACTTTAGCTGACAGCACAGTTGCACCAAACTTCAACTTGACAG GTGTGGTCCTAATATCCCTTGCCCTCTGCGCAGATGCAGTTATAGGAAATGTACAAGAAAAAGCTATGAAGTTGCACAATGGTTCTAATTCAGAAATG GTTTTGTATTCCTATTCGATAGgttttgtgtatattttatttggATTAATATGCACTAGTGGATTAAGCCCTGCAGTAACATTCTGCTCAAAG cATCCAGTTCAGACTTACGGTTATGCATTCCTTTTCTCCTTGACTGGGTATTTTGGCATATCCTTTGTTCTAGCGTTGATTAAAATCTTTGGTGCCCTTCTGGCTGTAACAG taacaacaggaagaaaagcaatgaccattgtgctttcttttttgttctttgcaaAGCCATTCACATTCCA GTACGTGTGGTCAGGCTTACTGGTTGTCCTTGGTATATTTCTTAATGTTTACAGTAAGAATATGGATAAAATCAAAATCCCTTCACTGCATGGTCTTTGGAAGAAAAgtgtggaagagagaaaaacaaggacATTGTCACAAACTGTATAG